The Verrucomicrobiales bacterium genome window below encodes:
- a CDS encoding DUF1553 domain-containing protein has product MRSSALILAAWLLLGLPQPGTAQGPSGTNHWAFTPPSRPTPPAPRQTNSVQSPIDAFVRARLEVENLQPAPPAAPETLHRRLCLDLTGLPPSPEETSNFVRAFRQDPRQAVSDRVDQLLASPRYGEHMASRWLDLARYADTSGFQGDPFRSMWRWRDYVIESFNRNLPFDQFTIEQLAGDLLPNPTLNQRLATGFNRNHRFNTEFGSINEEWLVENVIDRVETTSAVWLGLTMGCGRCHDHKYDPISQTEFYQFFAFFNNLPERGVFWDGNDPAFAPSLRAPTPADQEKLAALEATVQEREAEVRRMETSLMLSHEQQAWERRRSRQFRRELQPHLEVDMAVGPNRVQSFLFPTSQVLHLPLDGSLAGRFGTRTTLTNRTQITTNQVTDVIQSIISNSQEITQRVAFAKTVAVRSPVQPEFGDGAVGQSLRLSGLEPALALSGVLDQDRATLAFWLRPEVPSGVILHKLGRQELFPIGILLTLTNGHLHFEAHHKIFEFDATMVPLEMTSNLQLPLHEWTHIALVLDGKRRRRGPTLFVNGQAQQLEPIKASARGLSTLVNAEPLTIGGGGGQAGLRGWVDDLRWFDRALTDREVRLLAAIPQAMALSSSPLQRSPQEQIQAGSFYRTFLSSSLATQHVALAEAVAKLEEFQKDLPEVMVMAERPEPATARVLFRGQYDAPREQVSANIPASLGTLGPSASPNRLHLARWLVSTNNPLTARVFVNRVWEQLFGIGLVRTSEDFGTQAEVPSHPELLDWLAVDWMQGGWDIKSLLKKIVTSATYQQSSSCSPALRERDPENRLLARGPRFRLPAEAIRDLALAVSGSLVEQVGGPSVTPYLPGDKPKESPQLYRRSLYSLWQRTRFNPSLATFDAPSREACTVKRPRTNTPLQALALMNEVTFVEASRRLAERTMRANATLDGRIAFMVQTALGRPPETQELAALRRITESQLERYRSNRIAAEDLVAVGASKADPSLNVQELAAYTLVASTLMNLDEFITKE; this is encoded by the coding sequence ATGCGATCGTCAGCTTTGATCTTAGCCGCCTGGCTCCTGCTCGGGCTTCCGCAGCCGGGCACCGCGCAAGGACCGAGTGGAACCAATCACTGGGCCTTTACCCCACCCAGCCGGCCCACGCCGCCCGCCCCTCGGCAGACGAACTCAGTCCAAAGCCCCATCGACGCTTTCGTCCGCGCGCGATTGGAGGTGGAGAACCTGCAGCCCGCGCCGCCGGCCGCCCCCGAAACTCTGCATCGTCGCCTCTGTCTCGATCTCACGGGACTGCCGCCTAGCCCGGAAGAGACCTCGAATTTCGTGCGCGCTTTCCGGCAGGATCCTCGGCAAGCGGTCTCCGATCGGGTGGATCAGCTTCTCGCCTCCCCTCGTTACGGGGAGCACATGGCCTCTCGCTGGTTGGATCTGGCCCGCTACGCTGACACCAGCGGGTTCCAAGGGGACCCGTTCCGCAGCATGTGGCGGTGGCGCGACTACGTCATCGAATCATTTAACCGAAATCTGCCCTTCGACCAATTCACCATCGAGCAACTCGCCGGGGATCTCCTGCCAAACCCGACTCTGAATCAACGACTCGCGACCGGATTTAACCGAAACCATCGCTTCAACACGGAGTTCGGATCCATCAATGAGGAATGGCTGGTGGAGAATGTGATCGATCGCGTCGAAACGACGTCGGCCGTGTGGTTGGGGCTCACCATGGGATGCGGACGCTGCCACGACCACAAATACGACCCTATTTCCCAGACCGAGTTCTACCAGTTTTTCGCCTTTTTCAACAATCTACCCGAGCGAGGGGTGTTCTGGGATGGAAACGATCCCGCGTTTGCCCCCTCGCTGCGGGCTCCCACACCGGCCGATCAGGAGAAGCTCGCAGCCCTTGAAGCCACTGTGCAGGAGCGAGAGGCGGAGGTGCGTCGGATGGAGACCTCCTTGATGCTGTCCCACGAGCAACAAGCCTGGGAGCGCCGCCGCTCTCGGCAGTTTCGACGAGAACTTCAACCTCACCTGGAGGTCGACATGGCCGTCGGTCCAAACCGCGTACAGTCGTTCCTCTTTCCCACCAGCCAGGTACTCCATCTCCCTCTCGACGGATCGCTGGCGGGGCGTTTCGGAACGCGCACCACGCTGACGAACCGCACGCAGATTACCACCAACCAAGTGACGGACGTGATTCAATCCATCATCTCGAATTCACAAGAGATCACGCAGCGGGTGGCGTTTGCCAAAACGGTCGCCGTCCGAAGCCCGGTCCAACCGGAGTTTGGAGACGGGGCGGTTGGACAGTCACTTCGACTGTCCGGGCTTGAACCTGCCCTGGCGCTGTCCGGCGTCCTGGATCAGGATCGCGCCACGTTGGCTTTCTGGCTGCGACCCGAGGTACCGAGCGGAGTGATCCTGCATAAGCTGGGACGCCAGGAACTGTTTCCCATCGGCATCCTGCTGACGCTGACCAACGGGCATCTGCATTTCGAGGCACATCACAAGATTTTCGAATTTGACGCGACGATGGTGCCGCTGGAGATGACTTCGAACCTCCAGCTTCCCCTTCACGAATGGACCCACATCGCCTTGGTCCTGGATGGCAAGCGTCGACGACGCGGTCCGACGCTGTTCGTCAATGGCCAAGCTCAACAACTGGAGCCGATCAAGGCATCCGCCCGGGGTCTCAGCACGCTCGTGAACGCGGAACCGCTCACCATCGGAGGAGGAGGCGGGCAGGCCGGTTTGAGAGGCTGGGTCGATGATCTGCGCTGGTTTGATCGGGCGTTGACGGACCGGGAGGTCAGGCTGCTCGCCGCGATCCCGCAGGCCATGGCGCTGAGTAGTTCGCCACTCCAGCGATCACCGCAGGAGCAGATCCAAGCTGGATCCTTTTATCGAACCTTTCTGTCTTCATCACTGGCCACCCAGCACGTGGCCCTCGCGGAAGCGGTTGCCAAGCTGGAGGAATTTCAAAAGGACTTGCCGGAGGTGATGGTCATGGCCGAGCGCCCTGAGCCGGCAACCGCCCGAGTGCTATTCCGGGGACAATACGATGCGCCCCGCGAGCAGGTCTCGGCCAACATTCCCGCCTCCTTAGGCACCCTGGGACCCTCGGCTTCCCCCAATCGACTCCACCTGGCTCGCTGGCTGGTGTCCACCAACAACCCGCTGACAGCAAGAGTTTTCGTTAATCGCGTCTGGGAGCAGCTTTTTGGCATCGGGCTGGTCCGCACCTCCGAGGACTTCGGCACCCAGGCGGAGGTACCCTCGCATCCGGAGCTTTTGGATTGGCTCGCGGTGGACTGGATGCAAGGAGGTTGGGATATCAAGTCGCTACTGAAGAAGATTGTCACCAGCGCGACTTACCAGCAAAGCTCCTCCTGTTCACCTGCCCTGCGCGAACGCGATCCGGAAAACCGGCTTTTGGCCAGGGGGCCGCGCTTCCGCCTACCGGCCGAGGCGATTCGCGACCTCGCGCTTGCAGTGTCGGGAAGCCTGGTGGAACAGGTCGGCGGCCCATCGGTCACCCCCTATCTGCCCGGCGACAAACCCAAGGAATCCCCCCAGCTCTATCGTCGATCGCTCTATTCGCTCTGGCAGCGAACTCGCTTTAACCCGAGTTTGGCGACCTTCGATGCCCCCTCGCGGGAAGCGTGCACGGTCAAGCGTCCACGAACGAACACCCCGCTTCAGGCCCTCGCCCTGATGAATGAGGTGACTTTTGTCGAGGCCTCTCGTCGGCTGGCCGAGCGCACCATGCGCGCCAACGCCACCCTCGATGGCCGCATTGCGTTCATGGTTCAAACAGCTCTCGGCCGCCCGCCTGAAACGCAGGAACTCGCCGCCCTGCGCCGCATCACGGAGTCCCAGCTCGAGCGGTATCGTTCCAACCGGATCGCCGCGGAGGATTTAGTCGCCGTGGGCGCGTCGAAAGCCGATCCCTCGCTCAACGTCCAGGAGTTGGCCGCCTACACTCTGGTGGCCAGCACCTTGATGAACCTGGACGAATTCATCACCAAGGAATAG
- a CDS encoding glycoside hydrolase family 32 protein — MTLGTTSHPLTHLLLALLSLLPMAASSADSTLPTETWRPQFHFTPATNWMNDPNGMVYYEGEYHLFYQFNPFGIRWGHMSWGHAVSRDLVRWEHLPIALLEENGVMIFSGSAVVDWKNTSGFGQDGKPPMVAIYTGHYTTKPLQNQQIAYSNDRGRTWTKYAGNPVLDIGEADFRDPKVIWHEPTQKWIMAVSWPQHRQVRFYASANLKQWSHLSDFGPAGSTTGIWECPDLFPVKVEGSGQQKKWVLVVNVGSGAPAGGSGCQYFVGDFDGNEFSLDASFPKPQPEVVPNGLILGDFEGEGYGSWKATGEAFGTSPARGKIGGQQAVDGFRGTGLLNSFTGGDKSQGSLTSTPFEINRKHLSFLIGGGNHADKTCVNLRVDGTVVRSATGDNAERLSWKSWSVSDLQGKKGILEVVDREQGGWGHINADHFVLADEPARPAHTPALWADWGRDFYAAVSWSDIPVRDGRRLWLGWMSNWEYANDVPTVPWRSAMSIPRELMLRSTPTGMTLVQRPVRELANYRGKQHRFSGASLVKANQWLQKREFATPLLEVELELQSRGTEGITLELATERNETVEVRYDPGRSSLILDRTRSGRIDFHEKFPGRYEAPLGLQEGKIKLNLLIDRSSLEVFGNDGLVCLTSLMLPEGKTRTFRFHEPVGSWKIQQLRIWELQIPKL; from the coding sequence ATGACTCTTGGCACCACCTCCCACCCACTTACCCACCTTCTGTTGGCACTTCTCAGCCTGCTGCCGATGGCCGCCAGTTCCGCTGATTCGACGCTTCCGACGGAAACGTGGCGTCCCCAGTTTCACTTTACTCCGGCGACCAATTGGATGAATGACCCGAACGGCATGGTCTATTATGAGGGGGAGTATCACCTCTTTTATCAGTTCAACCCCTTCGGAATTCGTTGGGGGCACATGAGCTGGGGACATGCGGTCAGTCGTGATCTGGTTCGATGGGAACATCTCCCGATCGCTCTACTCGAAGAGAATGGGGTGATGATTTTCTCGGGCAGTGCGGTGGTGGATTGGAAAAACACCTCCGGCTTCGGCCAGGATGGAAAACCGCCGATGGTGGCGATCTATACCGGACACTACACCACCAAACCGTTGCAGAACCAACAGATCGCTTACAGCAATGATCGAGGACGGACGTGGACAAAGTACGCCGGCAACCCGGTGCTGGATATCGGCGAAGCCGACTTCCGTGATCCCAAAGTGATTTGGCATGAGCCCACCCAAAAGTGGATCATGGCGGTCTCGTGGCCTCAGCATCGTCAAGTGCGCTTCTACGCGTCTGCAAACTTGAAGCAATGGTCGCATCTGAGTGATTTTGGGCCTGCTGGATCCACAACGGGGATCTGGGAGTGTCCGGATCTTTTCCCTGTCAAAGTTGAGGGATCAGGCCAGCAGAAGAAATGGGTTCTGGTGGTGAATGTGGGATCCGGAGCGCCGGCAGGTGGATCGGGGTGTCAATACTTCGTAGGAGACTTCGATGGAAACGAATTCAGTCTAGATGCCTCGTTTCCGAAGCCACAGCCGGAGGTCGTCCCGAACGGGCTCATTCTGGGAGACTTTGAGGGAGAAGGCTATGGATCCTGGAAGGCAACGGGTGAGGCTTTTGGCACGTCCCCCGCTCGGGGAAAAATTGGAGGACAGCAGGCGGTGGACGGGTTCCGCGGAACGGGACTACTCAATAGCTTCACGGGAGGCGACAAGTCCCAGGGATCCCTCACGTCCACCCCTTTTGAAATCAACCGAAAACACCTAAGTTTCTTGATCGGCGGCGGCAATCACGCCGACAAGACCTGCGTCAATCTGCGCGTCGACGGAACCGTGGTGCGCTCCGCCACTGGGGACAATGCCGAACGGCTCTCCTGGAAATCCTGGAGTGTATCGGATCTTCAAGGAAAGAAAGGTATCCTCGAGGTGGTTGACCGCGAGCAGGGAGGTTGGGGCCACATCAACGCCGATCATTTTGTGCTCGCCGACGAACCGGCGCGCCCCGCGCATACGCCAGCGTTGTGGGCCGATTGGGGACGCGATTTCTACGCGGCGGTGTCCTGGAGTGACATCCCGGTCCGCGATGGTCGCCGACTTTGGTTGGGGTGGATGAGTAATTGGGAGTATGCCAACGACGTTCCGACAGTCCCTTGGCGCAGCGCCATGTCGATTCCCCGAGAGTTGATGCTACGATCCACCCCAACAGGCATGACGCTGGTGCAGCGGCCGGTGCGCGAGCTGGCCAACTACCGCGGAAAGCAGCATCGTTTCTCCGGGGCCTCACTGGTGAAAGCCAACCAGTGGCTGCAGAAACGAGAATTCGCGACCCCGCTGCTCGAGGTGGAGTTGGAACTCCAGTCGCGCGGCACAGAGGGTATCACCCTGGAGTTGGCGACCGAGCGCAACGAAACGGTCGAGGTGCGCTACGATCCAGGTCGCAGTTCCCTCATCCTGGATCGGACCCGCTCCGGACGGATCGATTTCCACGAAAAGTTTCCGGGGCGCTACGAGGCTCCGCTCGGGTTGCAGGAGGGAAAAATAAAGCTGAACCTCCTGATCGACCGGTCGTCCCTCGAAGTGTTCGGGAACGATGGGCTCGTCTGCCTCACGAGCCTCATGCTGCCGGAAGGCAAGACGCGCACGTTCCGCTTCCACGAGCCTGTCGGCTCCTGGAAGATCCAACAACTCCGCATCTGGGAGCTCCAGATTCCCAAATTGTGA